A single Clostridium swellfunianum DNA region contains:
- a CDS encoding tyrosine-type recombinase/integrase: MKEKYQWQSDISDMLISYLKEKRMTGFRFNQQEHYLKRFDEYYSRNGYSGSRLTKPMLNEFIYSAVERPSSYYLKERLMHDFALFLTKNGFHEVYVPEIKSAPQNQGTHVPYIFTEEEMAQIFHTIDSWKDSFYTNRSIIDPVFFRLLYGTGMRISEALNLLISDFSPTEGILTIYHAKNNKDRIIPLSPSLTERIIELKEKIHRYSNDSAYLFTTKNNKRIDQSTMYRRFRDYLQNAGISHTDAGPRVHDLRHNFAVKCLKGWVLSGEELTNLLPYLAAYMGHSDFRGTQYYLRLTADLYPNIINRVEADFGYVIPLGGEFDE, encoded by the coding sequence ATGAAAGAAAAATACCAATGGCAAAGCGATATCTCCGATATGCTTATATCTTATCTTAAGGAGAAACGAATGACAGGATTTCGATTTAACCAACAGGAACACTATTTGAAAAGATTCGATGAATACTACTCCAGAAATGGTTACTCAGGCTCACGCCTGACAAAACCCATGCTGAATGAATTTATTTATTCAGCTGTAGAACGTCCATCTAGCTACTACTTGAAAGAACGGCTCATGCACGATTTTGCCTTGTTCCTTACGAAGAATGGATTTCATGAAGTTTATGTGCCTGAAATCAAGTCAGCACCACAGAATCAAGGCACTCACGTACCGTATATATTTACTGAAGAAGAAATGGCACAAATCTTCCATACAATTGACTCTTGGAAGGATTCATTTTATACCAATAGGAGTATTATTGACCCTGTATTCTTTCGACTTCTTTATGGAACTGGCATGAGAATTTCTGAAGCATTAAACCTCCTCATAAGTGATTTCAGTCCTACCGAAGGTATTTTGACTATATATCACGCTAAAAATAATAAAGACCGTATAATCCCTCTTTCTCCCAGCCTAACGGAACGCATCATTGAGCTTAAGGAGAAAATCCATAGATATTCTAATGATAGTGCTTATCTATTTACTACAAAGAACAATAAAAGAATTGATCAGAGCACAATGTACCGTCGCTTTCGCGACTATCTGCAGAATGCAGGTATATCACACACAGATGCAGGACCTAGAGTACATGATTTGAGACATAATTTTGCTGTAAAGTGCCTCAAAGGCTGGGTTCTTTCAGGTGAGGAATTGACCAATCTCCTTCCATATCTTGCAGCATATATGGGGCATTCAGATTTTAGAGGTACACAATATTATCTTAGGCTAACTGCTGATCTGTATCCTAATATCATTAATCGAGTTGAAGCAGACTTTGGTTACGTTATACCGCTAGGTGGTGAGTTTGATGAATAA